One stretch of Trichocoleus desertorum ATA4-8-CV12 DNA includes these proteins:
- a CDS encoding single-stranded DNA-binding protein: protein MNSCILMAEIIQDPQLRYTSDTQTPITEMIVQFSGLRPDDPPATLKVVGWGNLAQEIQERYHQGDRVVIEGRLNMNTIERPEGFKEKRAELTVQRIHSLDGTSSSAAVPAAATAARVASAPAAARTPATPATQTAPAMSTADAARTPATPAATRSKPPAPPAVEPDYDDIPF from the coding sequence ATGAATAGCTGTATCTTGATGGCAGAAATTATCCAAGACCCTCAGCTGCGCTACACATCTGATACTCAAACTCCGATCACGGAAATGATAGTGCAGTTTTCTGGGTTGCGGCCAGATGACCCCCCAGCCACCCTTAAAGTTGTGGGGTGGGGTAATCTCGCTCAGGAAATTCAAGAGCGTTATCACCAAGGCGATCGCGTGGTGATTGAAGGTCGTTTGAATATGAATACAATTGAGCGGCCCGAAGGCTTTAAGGAAAAACGTGCTGAACTAACGGTACAGCGCATCCACAGCCTAGATGGCACTTCTAGTAGCGCTGCTGTTCCTGCCGCAGCCACAGCCGCTAGAGTAGCCTCTGCTCCCGCTGCTGCCCGTACGCCTGCTACTCCTGCGACCCAAACTGCGCCTGCCATGAGCACAGCTGACGCTGCCCGTACGCCTGCTACTCCTGCCGCGACCCGCTCTAAGCCTCCAGCTCCTCCAGCGGTAGAACCAGACTACGATGACATTCCGTTCTAG
- the lipB gene encoding lipoyl(octanoyl) transferase LipB, translated as MELSTPPFKVSVPDLTPADCRLYTPGLVPYEVAWGWQRSLVAQRRENPELSDVLLLLEHPPVYTLGQGASLDFLKFNPAQSDFQLCRVERGGEVTYHCPGQVVGYPILNLNRYRKDLHWYLRQLEEVLLQVLAAYGLQGERYAGLTGVWVEGRKLAAIGIKVSRWITMHGFAFNVCPDLSGFQHIVPCGIVDKPVGSLAEFVPDVKLEQVQQQVAIAFAQVFGVTLVQSAADDRTHLDLATGATLD; from the coding sequence TGAGTACACCCCCATTCAAGGTCTCCGTACCAGATCTGACCCCTGCTGACTGTCGGCTCTACACACCGGGGTTGGTACCTTACGAGGTGGCTTGGGGTTGGCAGCGATCGCTCGTCGCTCAACGGCGCGAAAACCCAGAACTCAGCGACGTGTTGCTGCTGTTAGAACACCCCCCCGTTTATACCCTCGGCCAAGGTGCTAGTTTAGATTTTCTCAAGTTTAATCCTGCCCAAAGCGATTTCCAATTGTGTCGAGTGGAGCGGGGCGGAGAAGTCACTTATCACTGCCCAGGACAGGTGGTGGGCTATCCCATTTTGAACCTGAACCGCTATCGCAAAGACTTGCATTGGTATCTACGGCAGCTAGAAGAAGTGTTGCTGCAAGTGCTGGCAGCGTATGGATTGCAGGGAGAGCGCTATGCTGGGTTGACAGGAGTTTGGGTGGAAGGCCGCAAACTGGCAGCGATTGGGATTAAAGTCAGCCGTTGGATTACGATGCATGGCTTTGCCTTCAACGTTTGTCCTGACTTATCTGGTTTTCAACACATTGTGCCCTGTGGCATCGTTGACAAACCTGTGGGCAGTTTGGCTGAGTTTGTGCCTGACGTGAAGCTAGAGCAAGTGCAACAACAGGTCGCGATCGCATTTGCTCAGGTGTTTGGGGTGACGCTAGTCCAATCTGCTGCCGATGACCGCACTCATTTGGATTTGGCAACGGGTGCGACCCTAGACTAG
- a CDS encoding acyltransferase family protein encodes MPIWGWLYHHYFQVQTDGWQHVPQQGPMLIVGSHNGGLVAPDMFMLLYDWVQRFGPERLAYGLMHPSVWQAPLPWVAQAAAQIGAVIAHPQMAIAALRREAAVLVYPGGPQDVFRPHSQRHQIQFAGRRGFIKLALREGVPMVPVISEGAHDTFFVLGDFYEQAQQLHEWGMPWLLGIDPVVFPLYLGLPWGLGIGPLPHIPLPIQIHTRICAPIVFERSGRAAASDRAYVEVCYQQVCHQMQTELDHLVAEVAAAKRSPQK; translated from the coding sequence ATGCCGATTTGGGGTTGGCTATACCATCACTATTTCCAAGTTCAAACAGACGGTTGGCAGCACGTGCCTCAGCAAGGCCCAATGCTCATTGTGGGCTCTCATAATGGCGGGTTGGTTGCCCCGGATATGTTTATGCTTTTGTATGACTGGGTGCAACGCTTTGGCCCAGAGCGCTTAGCCTATGGCCTGATGCATCCCAGTGTTTGGCAAGCACCTCTTCCCTGGGTGGCTCAAGCTGCGGCTCAGATTGGGGCTGTGATTGCCCACCCGCAAATGGCGATCGCTGCTTTACGTCGGGAGGCTGCGGTGCTGGTTTATCCTGGCGGACCGCAAGATGTCTTTCGGCCTCATAGCCAACGCCACCAAATCCAGTTTGCTGGACGACGAGGCTTTATAAAATTAGCCCTGCGCGAAGGTGTACCCATGGTTCCGGTGATTTCGGAAGGGGCACATGATACCTTCTTCGTCCTCGGCGATTTTTACGAGCAGGCTCAGCAATTACACGAGTGGGGGATGCCCTGGTTACTAGGGATTGATCCGGTGGTGTTTCCCCTGTACTTAGGATTGCCTTGGGGATTAGGAATTGGGCCTTTGCCCCACATTCCGCTCCCCATACAAATTCACACTCGTATTTGTGCGCCCATTGTGTTTGAGCGCTCTGGTCGAGCCGCTGCTAGCGATCGCGCTTACGTAGAAGTTTGTTACCAGCAAGTTTGTCATCAGATGCAGACGGAGCTAGACCACTTGGTGGCAGAAGTCGCAGCAGCTAAGCGATCGCCTCAGAAGTAG